In Clostridium omnivorum, the DNA window ATAGTAAGACTTGCTACTTCCTCGGGGGTAAAAGCTGCTCTAGGAACATCATTTGTTGCCCTATTAATGCAATAGGCACAATCATATATGCAGTAATTTGTAAGCAGTATCTTTAAAAGAGATATACACCTTCCATCTGCTGAAAAGCTATGACATATTCCACTTTCACTGGCATTTCCTAAGCCGGAAGGAGTGTTTTTTCTATTGCTGCCGCTAGAAGAACAGGATACATCGTATTTTGCAGCGCCTGATAATATTTTTAGCTTTTCCTGTATATCCATAATTTTTTCTCCTTTAAAAATTATTGAACTTTATTTAATAAAAATGAGTCTATTATATATAAATATCATTAGGATAATTATCTAAATAGTGATTATCTTTATTTTAACAAACATATGTTCGTGTGTAAACATAAATATATAATTTATTATTTATTACCTATTATCTCTTACTTTTTATGTATACGTGTATTTGAAAAATTATGGTAAGATATTATTGTATGATGAATGGGAGTGAATTTTGTGAAGTTTAATTCAAAATTTTATGGTACTGCGTCAATTATTTTAGGTGTAATATGTATTGTATACTCTATTTGCAGCTTTCTTTTTAGAGTAACTTTTGCTAAGTTTTATACGTTACTTGGACTTTTATTTATAATACTTGGAATGATGATTTTATCCGGAATATATAGAGAGTTTATGAAGAAACATAAGAAAGTTTATAAGGCTTTTAAAATTATAATGTTATTATTTATTGTTTCGCTAATTGCTATTGAAACCCCCATTATATATTATGGATTTAAAAAAGATAAGGATACTGCTAACTATATAGTTGTGTTGGGTGCGGGACTTTGGGGAGAAACACCATCCTTAGCCCTTATGGAAAGACTTGAGGAAAGTACAAAGGTTATAAAGGAAAACCCTAGTGCAAAAATTGTAGTATCAGGAGGTATGGGCCCTGGAGAAACTATAACCGAGGCAGAAGCCATGAAAAGATATTTAGTGAAAAATGGCGTTGAGGAAAGCAGAATAATTAAGGAAGATAAATCAGGATCAACTTCTGAAAACATGGAATTTACAAAAAAAGCAATTGAAGCTATCGATGATAACAAGAACATAAAGATTCTCATAATAACTAACAACTTTCATATGTTTAGATCTAGACTTTTAGCAAGTCATTATGGCTTTAATGCCTATGGAAGTCCAGCTGCCTTGCACCCATTACTTGTGCCTTCCTACTACGCAAGAGAATATATGGCTGTGATAAAAACTTTGATTTTTGATATTGCTTTAAAATAGAATTTTATTAGTTTCTCTGAGTAGATAATTTTAGATTATTATGAAACAAGGGGATTAAGATGCATAAGAAATTATTAAGCCAAAGACATCCAGTATTTTATTTTCTGGCAGTTTGGTATAGACGTATAATTAGATATAAGCAGTGGTACTTTAATTCTATTAAGTTTGCAAAGGTAAGGGATTTTAATAAACTACCATATAGAGTCATAAAGCATCAGTCAGTTTTAATCAGAAAATTAGGGGATAGTGATGTGCAGCTACAGCTTAATAAGGTTGAGAACTTAAAGATAGCTATAAAAAAGATAGATGGAATTATCATAAGACCAGGTGAAGTTTTTTCGTTTTGCAAAACTGTTGGGCTTCCAACAAAATATAAAGGATATCTTCCTGGAATGGAGCTTTGTTTTGGTGAAGCGAGACCGGGAATTGGAGGAGGATTGTGCCAAATTGCAAATCTTTTGAATTGGCTTGTAATACATAGTCCACTTACTGTAACAGAGAGACATCACCACAGCTTTGATCCATTTCCTGATAACGGAAGGGTGCTTCCCTTTGGTAGTGGCGCTACTATATTTTATAATTATGGTGATTTTCAGGTGAAAAATAATACAAGCTATACATTTCAAATAAATCTTTGGATGACTCAAAAGTGTTTAGAAGGTGAGCTTAGGATAAATGAAGAGCTTGACTTTGGATACCATGTATTTGAAAAGAATCACAGATTTTTAAAAATTGAAGATAATTATTATAGACAAAATGAAATCTGGCGAAATAAGATAGCCAAGTTTGAAGGTGGTAGAATTTTAGATACTGAGCTTGTTGCTAAAAATTTTGCTTTAGTAAAGTATGTCCCTAAAGAATTAAAATAGTAATAGTGTTATGGCTCTGCTTTTTAAAGCAGGGCTTTTATAGTATAATTAAATGGTCGAAAAAATCAGATTTTTTTTGAAAGAGGTTGTTATGGAAATTACAAAAGATTACTCAAGTTCGAAAATACGAAAAAAAATATTTTCTATGATTCTACCAATCACTATTGAGAGTGTGCTGCAGATGATTGTAGGCTTTGTATCCATGGCTATGATTGGAAGAATAAGTGCTATTGCGGTAGGTGCTTTAGGACTTAGCATGAGAATTACTCAAATAGTGTGGGCATTATTTAAGGGAGTAACTACAGGAGCATCTGTGTTTGTTGCCCAAGCTCATGGCGCACAGAATTATAAAAAACTTAGACAAGTAGTACAGCAAACACTGCTTTCCACTATAATATTAGTAATATTACTCCAGATAATAATTTTTTGGAAAGCGCCGGTCCTTATTCTTAACCTTTTTCATCCTAAAGAAGACTTACTTCAAAGTGCAGTTACATATTTAAGGGTAGTGTCATGGGGACTTCCATTTATGGCCATTATGCTGGTAGTGGCTGGAGTACTTCAAGGTACAGGAAATGCAATGACTCCAATGCTCATAACGTTATTTATGAATATAGTAAATGCTAGTCTAAGCTTTGTATTTATATTTGGAAAGCTAGGAATGCCAGCAATGGGTATTAGAGGAGCAGCATTAGCTACAATTATTGCTCAGTTTATGGGAGCAATGGTTGGACTTTATGTTTTATTCAGTAGAGGTGGAATTTTAAATTCTCTATTTAATAAAAAATTATTTAATTTAGATATAAGACAAATTGGGGATATATATAGGGTAGGAATGCCGACAGCTTTTGAATCAATTTTCTGGCAGATAGCTGCACTAATTATAACTAATGTAATCCTTTCCTTTGGGGAAATACCTTTAGCAGCTCACCAATTAGGACTTCAAGCAGAATCTATATCTTACATGCCTGCTGCGGGTTTTGGAATAGCAGCTACTACTTTTGTGGGGCAAGCACTTGGGGCAAAAGATAAAAAGCTTGGAAGAGCGTATTTAAAGGAAACTCTAAAAGGAGCTATAATAGTGACATTGGTCTGTGCTTCCTTGTTAATTTTCTTTCCTCAATTAGTAATGAAGATTCTAACAGATGATATGGAGGTTATAAAGCTTGGAGCAAAGTACCTCATAATTATGGGGATTGTACAATTGCCTCAAAATGTTTCTGGTGTACTCAATGGGGCACTTAGAGGAGCAGGCTATACTAGAGTGCCAATGATAGTAGCAGGTATAGGGCTTTGGGGAGTAAGAATACCACTTTCGCTGCTTTTTACTTATTACTTTCATATGAATATAATTGCGATTTGGCTAGTTATGGGCGCAGATCTTATAGTAAGATTTTTCCTAAGCTTTACATTATATAAGACTAGAGCAATATTTGAAAGAGATGTTTTATTAGAAGAATATAATTAATAAAAGGCAGTATGTGCCAACCGAAACGTCCCCGTGACACAGTTTTAAAGCAGAATTCATTTTGAATTCTGCTTTATTATTTCTATAGATTATTTATTGTTTTGCCATAGGCTATTAAAGTATTCGCTGCAGTATTATTCCAAGTAAGCTCGGAACTTCTTGCAAGGCCACTAAGAATTAATTGCTGCCTTAAGTCATAGTCAAGAAGGGCTCTATACATGGCTTCGCAAATGCTATCTACATTATGCGGATCAATAAATAATGCACAGTCTTTAATAATCTCTGGAACTGAGGTTGCATTAGATGCTATAACAGGTACCCCGCAGGCCATTGCTTCAATAGGAGGAAGCCCAAATCCCTCATAGAAGGAAGGGTATACAAAAAGCTTTGCAGCGTTATAGAGCTCTGGAAGATGCTCTAAAGGGATGAAGCCCGGAAAGATAACACTATCCGATATATTTAAATCCTCAGCTCTCTGTTTATAAATGCTATAGGATTTCCCCTTCTTTCCTGCTATTACAAGCTTTAAGTCTTTTTTATAAACTTCTTTAAGCTTACTAAAGGCTTCAATAAGCCCTACTATGTTTTTTCTAGGGCTAAAGCCACCAATATATAATATATAGTCTCCTTCAATGGAGTAATGAGTCTTTATATGCTGCGAGCATTCTGCTTTATCTAAAGGACGATAGATGTCCTCAGCAGCTAAGTAGGTTACGAATATTTTTTCTTTAGGAAAATTAAAAGCTTCAGCGATATCATCCTTTGAGAAATTTGATACTGTAATTATGCCATCACAGCGCGATACTATTTTAGGCATTTCTTCTGAAAATATCCTAAGATAATTTTCACCTACAGTCTCAGGCATTTTGTATGGGATAACATCGTGAAGGGTGATTATAAAAGGGCAGTCCTTGGCTTCTGGAAGCCCTACGCCATTTTGAGGAACGTGATAGAGTTCTATGTCCTTATCCTTTAGTATGTTTGGAATATTTACTTCGTCCCAAAAGCTGCTTTGATTATTTTCAGTTATACTTCTTACTTGAAAATTTTTATCCAGCCTAATATCGCTGTTGCAGCTTTCTGGCATGAAGAGCAAATAATCATTTTTCTTATCAACTTTGCTCAATGATGAAATAAGCTGATAGGTATAGGTACCAATTCCTGTTCCTCTGTACCACTTGGCAGCTCTTCCGTCGATTCCTATTTTCATATGCATTTCCTTTCAAAATAGCTATAGTTCATTATATTATGTCCCTATTAAAAGTGTTAAAAATAATTCTAACTTTAATGTTGCCTACATATAAATTATATAGGGGCTTTAAATAATAGCTGATTAATTTGATAAGGAGGGCGGTGATAAAAATGATGAGAGAATTTGAATTAGAAAGGCAATTTGATATTGAGATTGAGAGCATAAAGCCTAATAAGGGAGTCTATCTTCTGAAGACAAATAAGGGGCTAAAGTGTTTAAAGAAGATTAATTATGGAACTCAAAAGCTTTTATTTGTCTATGGAGCAAAGGAACATCTTATAAATAACGGTTTCCCAAATGTTGATAAGTATTGCCTAAATATAGATGGAAATCCTTATGCCTTGGTAAATGAGGACATTTATACCCTTTCTGAATGGATAGAAGGTAGAGAATGTGATTTTTATAATAAAGAGGAATTAAGCATGGCCGCTAAGAAGCTTGCATATCTGCATATTTCCTCTAATGGTTATGAACCACCAGAAAATAGCAAGCTAAAAAGTGATTTGGGAAGATGGCCACACCTTATGGATAAGAGAATAAAATCTTTTGATAAAATGAGGGACATGGCTAGGAAGAAAAATAACAAGGGTAGTTTTGATTTGAGCTATATAAAGGGTGTGGATTTCTACAAAGAGCTTGGAAAGAGAGCATTAAAAGTAATTGATAGCTCTAATTATATGGAACTTTGTAGTGTGGCAGATGAAGAAAAGGGTTTTTGCCATCATGACTATACTTACCATAACATAATCATTGATAATAATGGAGAATTTAATATTATTGATTTTGATTATTGTAAGAAAGAAGTAAGGGCTTATGATATATCAGCCTTTATGATTAAGGTTTTAAAGAGAGTGGATTGGGATATTGAATATGCCAAGCTTATTATCGACGCTTATAATGAGGTAAGTCCATTAAAAGCTGAGGAATATAGGGTTTTATTTGCCTTTTTGCTTTTTCCACAAAGATTTTGGAGACTTTCTAATAGATATTATTACAATGAAGTAAATTGGGCACAAAACACATTTAATAAGAAGATTGAAGACCTTATTACAGAACAAGATAATTATATCAAGTTTATAGAAGAGTTTAAAAAGGTTTATGAACAAAAGGAATGATTATGATTTGGCATAAAAGTCATGTAGATATAATATTTACATGACTTTTACTTTTTATAAATTAGTGTATAATATATATTAATTAGTCACTTTCGGAGAGTAAAGAGGTATTATGGTATATTATAATGTGAAAAAAGTATTGAACAATAATGTAGTGATAGCTGTAAAAGATAGTAAAGACTACGTACTTGTAGGCAAAGCCATTGGTTTTGATTTTTCTAAAAATATGGAGGTTCCCCAGGATAGAGTTGAAAACCTTTTTATTAAGCAGACTCTTACAGCAGAGGAAAACTATAATATAATACTTGAAACTATAGATAGTAAAATTGTTGGCCTTTCAGAGGAAATTATTAACTTGTGTGAAAAGGAATTGCAAACCAGGCTGAATGATGCAATACATATTTCTCTTCCAGATCATATAAACTTTGCAATTAGAAGAATAGAAAAGGGAGTTGCTATTGAAAATCCTTTTTTAAGCGAGCTTAGAGCTCTATATCCAAAAGAATATGCCCTAGCTGTAAAAGCTTTACATATGATAAATCATAGTGTTATTACTCAGCTCCCTGAAGATGAGGCAGGATTTATATGTCTTCACATACGTGCAGCCATATCCGAGCAAAGTGTAACAGAGCCCTTGGCATATACAAAGAAAATAGGAGAAGTTATGGAGCTTATATGTAAACTCCTGAAAAAAGAATTTAGTAAAAATTCCTTAGAATATGCTAGAACTGTAACTCATATTAATTTTATGCTTGAAAGGGTTTTAAGCGGAAAAACAATTAAAAATTATATTTTAGATACAATTAGAAGTGAGTTATATAATGAATTCGACTTAGCTATAAAGGTTGCAATAAAAATAGAAGCTCTTTTTTCGGTTAAGCTACCGGAAGATGAGGTGGGATATTTAGCACTTCATCTTAAAAGACTTTCAGAGTTATAATATAGTTAAAATATTAAAGAACTTTTGAGATGGTTTAATTAAAAATACCATCTCTTTTTTGCACCTAAAAATGTATGTCTTCATAGAATATATTATCAATCAATATGTGGAGATGAGAACATGCAGATAGGTGATATAGTTGTCAGAAAATCCTATGGTAAAGATATAACTTTTAAAATAATTGATGTAAAAGAAACCGAAAATGGAATCGTGTATACTCTTAAGGGTATAAATTTGCGAATAATCGCAGATTCTCCAATAGAAGACCTAGAACGAATAGAGGATGAAGGCAATGTTGAAAATGAAAAAATATTAAATAGAAAAGTAAATGCCTGCATAAAGAACATAATGATAGGTAGAATGAACATAAGCAAGGCATATAGAAGCCCAAAACCAGTAAATACAAAAGATTTGACCTTTGGTAGACCTGGTAAAATACTCCATATTGATGGAGATGCAGAATATTTAGAGGTATGCCTTAAGGTTTATAAGCAACTAGAGTTAGATGTTGTAGGAAAGGTAATTCCAGAAAAAGATCAACCTAAGCAGATACTAGAGCTTGTAAAGCAGGTAAAGCCAGACATAGTTGTAATAACAGGTCATGATGCTGTTACAAAGGGAACAAAGGATTTTATGGATATAAATAACTACAGAAACTCTAGATATTTTATTGAATCTGTAAATGAACTTAGAAATTATGAACCAAACTATGATGACTTAGTAATTTTTGCTGGAGCTTGCCAATCTCACTATGAAGCAATACTTGATGCTGGTGCAAACTTTGCAACCTCACCCAACAGAGTTTTAATCCACTGCCTTGACCCAGTATTTGTTTGTGAAAAAATTGCATATACAAATATTGAAAGGGTAGTTTCCATTCAAGAAGCCCTCGAAAATACTATTACAGGTACAAAAGGTATAGGTGGATTACAGACTCGGGGTAAATACAGAGAGGGATTTCCTAAGTCACCCTATGCATAAGTGAAAACAATTATTGTTAAGGCAACTTCGTAAGAGGTTGCCTATTTAATTTTGTAAGGAGCTTAATTGCATCTCAAAAATACTATACTCAGTCGTTTTTTATATATGCTTACATATACTAATAATATAATTTAGTGGGGGGGGTGAAAATTATTAAAAACATACTAAATAATATTGTAGCATTTTTTAGGAAGCTTTTTATTAGGCCTTACAAAGAATTTCCTCAAAAGTTTGACCTGAAATTTAATAGTAAGGGTGAGTTTAAAATAATGCAACTCACTGACATTCATCAGCATTCTGAAATAGACTTGCCAACAATTAACTTAATATCTAGAATAATTGATGATGAAAGTCCCGATTTAGTAGTGATTACAGGTGACAATATAGAAGGTACTGCGTGCATTACAGAAGAGGGAGTTAAGAAGGCTATAGACAGTATTGCAAGAGTTATGGAGGATAGGAAAATACCTTGGGCAGTCACCCTAGGGAACCATGATTGCGAATGCAAGGTAGGTAGGGAAAAGCAAATGGAAATATACAAGCAATACCAATACAACCTCAGCCAAAGTTATTCTATGGCTTTTGAAAAAGCTGGGGATTATAATATACTGATAAAGGATTCCAAAGGGATGAGCCCTGTTTTTAATATTTATTTACTTGATTCAGGGGACTCAACACAAGATTATATAAATAAACACCAGGTAAGTTGGTACAAAAATACAGCATTTAATTTAAGGCATAGATATAACAAGGTTATTCCAGCAATAATGTTTTTTCACATTCCTCTAAAACAGCAATTTAAAGCATGGCAAAATCGAATTGATGGAGAGCGTAACGAAGAAGAGTGTATACAATCAATAGATTGCAAATTTCTTGATGAACTAATAAAAGTGAAAGATGTTAAGGCAGTGTTTTGTGGGCATGATCATATCAATGATTATTATGGAAAGCTCAATAATATTATATTTGGTTATGGAAGAAAAACAGGATTTAATAATTACGGTAAAGAGGGATTTAAAAAGGGTGCTAGGATTTTCATTCTAAATGAAGGTAATCCAGGAGAATTTAAAACTTACGAAGTATTGGAATAAAATATATGTCTATAATAGGGTAGTCTCTTTTAGAAGGCTGCCCTAATAATTAACTTAGAATATACAATTATATAGTAAAATGTACACTGCTTTGAACAGATAAAGTAGCAGTAGTTGAGGATACTGATAATCTAGCTTTACCATCTGAATCTGAAAATGTAAAAATCTGACGAAAAAAGAACTAAACTAAATATTGCGAAAATTCAATGCTAGTCCACCTGATTAAGATACAATATAAAAGGCTGTTGAAATTTATTTTGAGGTGAGGAATTTTAATGGAGGAAAAAATTATATCCGTAAGAACATTATTGGACAACCTAGTATCAGAGGATAATACGGTTTTAAGCGCAGGTAAAATACTGGAAGTTAGCAAGCAACTTGACATATTAATAGCTGAATATTATAAAGAAAGTTCTATAGTAATTTAGAACTTTCTTTTTTTGTATACCAATGTTAAGCATCTCCTATCAAGGTTTATAGAGATTATAACATGCAGTTGTAAGTTTTTCCAACTGCTCTATAGCTTTCTTTCGGCCATACTCATAAGGCTTGAACTTATTTCTCTTAAGCTGTCAAGCATTTGTGCAATATTTTGATTAGAAAGGGATTGCTCTTTGGCAATTACATTACTCTGCTGAACATTTGTTAATACAGATTCAACAGAAGTACGGAATTTATTTAAAAGATTATCTATATTTTGAGCAGAGTTTTTACTTTCAGAAGCTAGCTTTCTTACTTCAGAAGCTACAACAGAAAAGCCGCGACCATATTCACCAGCCCTAGAAGCTTCAATTGCTGCATTTAAACCTAGAAGGTTAATCCTTTTCGCAACATCTGTAATAATTTCTAATATAGCAGAAGTGTTTTGAACTTCATCATAAGCTTTATTAGCTATATTAGCAGTTTTCTGGCTGGTTGCTGCTAATTCTTCAGAAGAAGCTGTTAATTCTTCCACAGCTGCAGCTGCTTCTTCAATAGCTTTATATAAATCAGTGGAATAATTATATATTTTTTCAGACTTTTCTTTTTCTCTAGAACGTTCAACTTCCTGAGCTTTCGCTATTTTTATTGCTTCATTTATTGCTCTTTTAATAGAAGCTTCTTCAGAATCAAGTGCTTCAACTTCCATGCCGTATTTTTTAGCTATTTCTAAATCGATTGTAGTAGCAACAAGTCCTTTTACTCCTGAGTTGAAAAATTCAAAAGCTAAATTTTCAAATTCTTTAGGTTCAAAAGGACGTAATAATATAAGAGTCTCACCAAGCTTATATTCCTCAATTCGGTCTCCAATAAGCTTTGAGGATGCTATTACTGCTATTTTATTTATACCTTTAGAAGTAAGCTTTTGAACTGGTTTTAAAATGTCGTGTATAGAAGAAGTTATTTCTACTACTGGTTTATTTGTAAGCTCCATCAAAACCTTTGAAGATCTGCCTCGACTTATAAAAACCTCAATATTAGGGTGCTTATTCACCACTGCTTGAATTTCTGAGGATATACTAACTACAATAGGAATTTCTAGACCCATTTCAGCTGTAACCTGTGATGCTAAGTCTGCCATTTTCTGTGATACAGCTACGAAAAGTATATTATCCATAAATATCTCCTTATGATTTATAAAATAAATGTATTTATTAAAATAATTATTCTACATTAATCTATAAGAACCTTTTCATAGTGTGTATTTTTCGTGTTCTTTATAGCGTAAGGTCCAGCCTCTATGGGCTTTATATTGCTTTATCATGCAAAGTAAATAGTACATTCTATCTATGAGTATATTTGTTTTGTAATATTATGAGCAGAAGCAGATGGTTTATGGTAAGTATTATATTTATTTACAAAATCAAGACGTTATTATAATAATATGTTATAATTACCTTGTATTCTAATTCGAACTTGTAAAAAGTATAAATGCAATTTGAAATTAGGGGTGGAATTTATGAAGGTTACTAGTGTTGATTCAAACTCAAATATGAATGAAACAACATTTAAAAGCGATAATATTATAAGTGAACTAGAAAAAGTAAAGGCTAAATTACAAGAACAAATACAAAAAACTTACGAAAGCAAGGTTGACGATAAAGTTAAAAAAGACAGAATTGATGAGCTAAAGGATGAAATTCAGCAAATTGATATGCAAATACAGCAAATCCAAGCAGATCGACTTAACAAAAATCAAAAAAAAGATGAAAAAGGCTCAAAGGATAATTTATCCATTGAAAAAAATAAGGATAGACTAGAATTGAGTACTGTAAATGATTTAGTTAAAGTTAATTCTACCTATTCCTTGGTAAAGGTAATTAATAAAACAAAAAGTAGTTTTGAAGGTAAAAGCAGAATATTAAAAATGGAAATCAAACTAGATGGGGCACGTGGACTAAGTGATGATGTAAAAAGAGACGAGCTCAGGCAAGTAGTATCAAAAAATCGTACTTTAGAAAAAAAGTTAGGAGAAAAGTTACATAAAACACAAAACGAAATTAATGAAGTATCTGAAAAAGCAGCTAAATATTCTTCTGAAGAATACTGGAA includes these proteins:
- a CDS encoding PRD domain-containing protein, with amino-acid sequence MVYYNVKKVLNNNVVIAVKDSKDYVLVGKAIGFDFSKNMEVPQDRVENLFIKQTLTAEENYNIILETIDSKIVGLSEEIINLCEKELQTRLNDAIHISLPDHINFAIRRIEKGVAIENPFLSELRALYPKEYALAVKALHMINHSVITQLPEDEAGFICLHIRAAISEQSVTEPLAYTKKIGEVMELICKLLKKEFSKNSLEYARTVTHINFMLERVLSGKTIKNYILDTIRSELYNEFDLAIKVAIKIEALFSVKLPEDEVGYLALHLKRLSEL
- the yabG gene encoding sporulation peptidase YabG codes for the protein MQIGDIVVRKSYGKDITFKIIDVKETENGIVYTLKGINLRIIADSPIEDLERIEDEGNVENEKILNRKVNACIKNIMIGRMNISKAYRSPKPVNTKDLTFGRPGKILHIDGDAEYLEVCLKVYKQLELDVVGKVIPEKDQPKQILELVKQVKPDIVVITGHDAVTKGTKDFMDINNYRNSRYFIESVNELRNYEPNYDDLVIFAGACQSHYEAILDAGANFATSPNRVLIHCLDPVFVCEKIAYTNIERVVSIQEALENTITGTKGIGGLQTRGKYREGFPKSPYA
- a CDS encoding metallophosphoesterase family protein, producing the protein MKIIKNILNNIVAFFRKLFIRPYKEFPQKFDLKFNSKGEFKIMQLTDIHQHSEIDLPTINLISRIIDDESPDLVVITGDNIEGTACITEEGVKKAIDSIARVMEDRKIPWAVTLGNHDCECKVGREKQMEIYKQYQYNLSQSYSMAFEKAGDYNILIKDSKGMSPVFNIYLLDSGDSTQDYINKHQVSWYKNTAFNLRHRYNKVIPAIMFFHIPLKQQFKAWQNRIDGERNEEECIQSIDCKFLDELIKVKDVKAVFCGHDHINDYYGKLNNIIFGYGRKTGFNNYGKEGFKKGARIFILNEGNPGEFKTYEVLE
- a CDS encoding FlxA-like family protein, producing the protein MKVTSVDSNSNMNETTFKSDNIISELEKVKAKLQEQIQKTYESKVDDKVKKDRIDELKDEIQQIDMQIQQIQADRLNKNQKKDEKGSKDNLSIEKNKDRLELSTVNDLVKVNSTYSLVKVINKTKSSFEGKSRILKMEIKLDGARGLSDDVKRDELRQVVSKNRTLEKKLGEKLHKTQNEINEVSEKAAKYSSEEYWKKENERMEDYKKIDIIV
- a CDS encoding Spo0E family sporulation regulatory protein-aspartic acid phosphatase, yielding MEEKIISVRTLLDNLVSEDNTVLSAGKILEVSKQLDILIAEYYKESSIVI
- a CDS encoding YdcF family protein; protein product: MKFNSKFYGTASIILGVICIVYSICSFLFRVTFAKFYTLLGLLFIILGMMILSGIYREFMKKHKKVYKAFKIIMLLFIVSLIAIETPIIYYGFKKDKDTANYIVVLGAGLWGETPSLALMERLEESTKVIKENPSAKIVVSGGMGPGETITEAEAMKRYLVKNGVEESRIIKEDKSGSTSENMEFTKKAIEAIDDNKNIKILIITNNFHMFRSRLLASHYGFNAYGSPAALHPLLVPSYYAREYMAVIKTLIFDIALK
- a CDS encoding VanW family protein — translated: MHKKLLSQRHPVFYFLAVWYRRIIRYKQWYFNSIKFAKVRDFNKLPYRVIKHQSVLIRKLGDSDVQLQLNKVENLKIAIKKIDGIIIRPGEVFSFCKTVGLPTKYKGYLPGMELCFGEARPGIGGGLCQIANLLNWLVIHSPLTVTERHHHSFDPFPDNGRVLPFGSGATIFYNYGDFQVKNNTSYTFQINLWMTQKCLEGELRINEELDFGYHVFEKNHRFLKIEDNYYRQNEIWRNKIAKFEGGRILDTELVAKNFALVKYVPKELK
- a CDS encoding CotS family spore coat protein is translated as MMREFELERQFDIEIESIKPNKGVYLLKTNKGLKCLKKINYGTQKLLFVYGAKEHLINNGFPNVDKYCLNIDGNPYALVNEDIYTLSEWIEGRECDFYNKEELSMAAKKLAYLHISSNGYEPPENSKLKSDLGRWPHLMDKRIKSFDKMRDMARKKNNKGSFDLSYIKGVDFYKELGKRALKVIDSSNYMELCSVADEEKGFCHHDYTYHNIIIDNNGEFNIIDFDYCKKEVRAYDISAFMIKVLKRVDWDIEYAKLIIDAYNEVSPLKAEEYRVLFAFLLFPQRFWRLSNRYYYNEVNWAQNTFNKKIEDLITEQDNYIKFIEEFKKVYEQKE
- a CDS encoding MATE family efflux transporter — protein: MEITKDYSSSKIRKKIFSMILPITIESVLQMIVGFVSMAMIGRISAIAVGALGLSMRITQIVWALFKGVTTGASVFVAQAHGAQNYKKLRQVVQQTLLSTIILVILLQIIIFWKAPVLILNLFHPKEDLLQSAVTYLRVVSWGLPFMAIMLVVAGVLQGTGNAMTPMLITLFMNIVNASLSFVFIFGKLGMPAMGIRGAALATIIAQFMGAMVGLYVLFSRGGILNSLFNKKLFNLDIRQIGDIYRVGMPTAFESIFWQIAALIITNVILSFGEIPLAAHQLGLQAESISYMPAAGFGIAATTFVGQALGAKDKKLGRAYLKETLKGAIIVTLVCASLLIFFPQLVMKILTDDMEVIKLGAKYLIIMGIVQLPQNVSGVLNGALRGAGYTRVPMIVAGIGLWGVRIPLSLLFTYYFHMNIIAIWLVMGADLIVRFFLSFTLYKTRAIFERDVLLEEYN
- a CDS encoding methyl-accepting chemotaxis protein → MDNILFVAVSQKMADLASQVTAEMGLEIPIVVSISSEIQAVVNKHPNIEVFISRGRSSKVLMELTNKPVVEITSSIHDILKPVQKLTSKGINKIAVIASSKLIGDRIEEYKLGETLILLRPFEPKEFENLAFEFFNSGVKGLVATTIDLEIAKKYGMEVEALDSEEASIKRAINEAIKIAKAQEVERSREKEKSEKIYNYSTDLYKAIEEAAAAVEELTASSEELAATSQKTANIANKAYDEVQNTSAILEIITDVAKRINLLGLNAAIEASRAGEYGRGFSVVASEVRKLASESKNSAQNIDNLLNKFRTSVESVLTNVQQSNVIAKEQSLSNQNIAQMLDSLREISSSLMSMAERKL
- a CDS encoding glycosyltransferase family 4 protein, whose product is MKIGIDGRAAKWYRGTGIGTYTYQLISSLSKVDKKNDYLLFMPESCNSDIRLDKNFQVRSITENNQSSFWDEVNIPNILKDKDIELYHVPQNGVGLPEAKDCPFIITLHDVIPYKMPETVGENYLRIFSEEMPKIVSRCDGIITVSNFSKDDIAEAFNFPKEKIFVTYLAAEDIYRPLDKAECSQHIKTHYSIEGDYILYIGGFSPRKNIVGLIEAFSKLKEVYKKDLKLVIAGKKGKSYSIYKQRAEDLNISDSVIFPGFIPLEHLPELYNAAKLFVYPSFYEGFGLPPIEAMACGVPVIASNATSVPEIIKDCALFIDPHNVDSICEAMYRALLDYDLRQQLILSGLARSSELTWNNTAANTLIAYGKTINNL